The Arachis duranensis cultivar V14167 chromosome 2, aradu.V14167.gnm2.J7QH, whole genome shotgun sequence genome has a window encoding:
- the LOC107474314 gene encoding LOW QUALITY PROTEIN: 3-ketoacyl-CoA thiolase 2, peroxisomal-like (The sequence of the model RefSeq protein was modified relative to this genomic sequence to represent the inferred CDS: inserted 1 base in 1 codon) — protein MEKAINRQKVLLHHLNPSSSNVDLSSSSSIFASVCLAGDSAAYQRTGVFGDDVVIVAAYRTAICKAKRGGFKDTPADDLLAPVLKAVVEKTNLNPSEVGDIVVGSVLAPGALRATECRMAAFYAGFPETVPVRTVNRQCSSGLQAVADVAASIRAGFYEIGIGAGLESMSTNAMGWDGDVNPKVKQFEQARNCLLPMGVTSENVAQRFGVSRKEQDQAXAGKFKDEIIPVSTKIVDPKTGDETPVTISVDDGIRPNASVADLGKLKPVFKKDGSTTAGNSSQVSDGAGAVLLMKRSTAMQKGLPILGVFRSFSAVGVDPAIMGVGPAAAIPVAVKAAGLELDDIDLFEINEAFASQFVYCRNKLGLDAEKINVNGGAMALGHPLGATGARCTATLLHEMKRRGKDCRFGVISMCIGTGMGAAAVFERGDGVDELSNARKVATNNLLSKDAR, from the exons ATGGAGAAAGCCATTAACCGACAGAAGGTTCTACTTCACCATCTCAATCCTTCCTCCTCCAACGTCGACttatcttcatcttcatccatCTTT GCTTCAGTGTGTCTTGCCGGGGACAGTGCTGCTTATCAAAGGACTGGTGTATTTGGGGATGATGTTGTAATTGTGGC AGCATATAGGACTGCCATATGTAAAGCTAAACGTGGTGGTTTCAAAGACACCCCTGCTGATGATCTATTAGCTCCTGTTTTGAAG GCTGTAGTAGAGAAAACCAACTTGAACCCGAGTGAAGTTGGTGATATTGTTGTGGGTTCTGTATTGGCCCCTGGTGCTCTAAGAGCTACAGAATGCCGAATGGCTGCATTTTATGCTGGTTTCCCTG AAACTGTCCCTGTTAGGACAGTTAATAGGCAATGTTCATCTGGGCTTCAGGCTGTTGCTGATGTAGCTGCATCTATAAGGGCTGGGTTCTATGAAATTG GTATTGGTGCTGGTTTGGAATCTATGTCAACTAATGCAATGGGATGGGACGGAGATGTCAATCCTAAA GTAAAACAGTTTGAGCAAGCCCGAAACTGCCTTCTTCCAATGGGGGTTACCTCTGAGAATGTTGCACAGCGTTTTGGGGTGTCAAGGAAGGAACAGGATCAGG GTGCTGGAAAATTTAAAGATGAGATTATACCGGTTTCCACCAAG ATTGTGGACCCCAAAACTGGTGATGAGACGCCTGTGACCATTTCCGTTGATGATGGAATTAGACCTAATGCCTCAGTGGCTGATCTTGGAAAGCTCAAACCTGTGTTTAAGAAAGATGGATCAACCACTGCTG GTAATTCGAGCCAGGTGAGTGATGGTGCTGGGGCTGTTTTACTGATGAAAAGGAGTACTGCAATGCAAAAAGGACTACCCATCCTTGGCGTTTTCAG GTCATTTTCTGCAGTTGGTGTTGATCCTGCTATCATGGGTGTTGGCCCAGCTGCTGCAATTCCAGTTGCTGTAAAGGCTGCAGGTCTAGAGCTTGATGATATTGATCTTTTTGAAATAAATGAG GCATTTGCTTCTCAGTTTGTATATTGCCGGAACAAGTTGGGACTCGATGCTGAAAAGATCAATGTTAATGGTGGTGCAATGGCCCTTGGACATCCTTTGGGTGCAACAG GTGCGCGATGCACTGCAACGCTGTTGCATGAAATGAAGCGCCGCGGAAAAGACTGTCGGTTTGGAGTCATTTCTATGTGCATAG GAACTGGAATGGGGGCAGCTGCTGTCTTTGAGAGAGGTGATGGTGTTGATGAGCTAAGCAATGCGCGAAAAGTGGCTACCAACAACCTTCTATCCAAGGATGCTCGTTAG